The nucleotide sequence CGATAGGGTAGGACCCCAAATGCCAAAGTAATATAACACCACCTATAATAGTGCTTGGGTCATCTTGACCAAAGAGTCGAGTAGACATAATTGGGTACATATTCGCAGGTATATATAAAATAACGGCGGTGATGAGTAGTGCCCAGGTTTTTTGTACACTCATCGCGTGTGCAGCAGGATCTTCTTGAGCAATTTTATGCTTACTTTCCTGTATCTCAATATTGTGGGCTTTTTCAACATCGGCCAATAACTGATACAACTGACGTTTATCTATATGTAAAACCACCAGTGTCATCGATAGTGCGAATAAAGTAAAAGCGTAAAAAGATAAACCGAGTGCAATGTCAGCCATCGACATAATTTTGATTAAGCTAACTAAAGCGCCAATTAAGAATATTTCTACCATGCTCCAGGGTAACAGTTTAAAAACCATGGCTAAAATACGCCGACCATTTTTTGGATATAATCCTTTATTCATCGGGATGAGTAAATAAATAATGGATACTAAAACTATACTGGGGATAGCAAAAATAGTCAGTAATTCAATCAAGGCTAGGATATGATAATTATTCTCGATTAAAATAAAAAAAGTATTGATAACATCAAAATGATTTTCTAAACCATTGGTACTAAAAGATAAAAAACTAAAAGGTAATGATGCTAATAAAAATATTAATGCTGTAATAGCAAAGGCTATAATTCTTTCATTTGCATTTTTATGTTTGGCACTCAAGGTGTATCCACAGCGAGGGCACTGTGCTTTTTGATTTTCTTTTAACTGGGGTAAGTTAATGGTTAGGGCACATTCATGGCACTGAACTTTAACGTAATATTCTTCGGTGTTTGGCAAATTTTCTTGGCATCGTAAATGCCGTCCTCAGTTTGAGTGAAATCTATTATTTTAAATTAGCATATATTCACAATAATTTACTTAATAATTTTATTGAAATTAAAGATTTACCTTTAAAGCAGTAGGCTATTAATGTTTTATTAACCTGAATTAACTACGCTTTTTTAATTATGTTTTTTAATAAAGTCTAAAGTGCTTAAGGATACTTTTTGAACTTGCGCTTGCAAGCAAGGCACAACATTGCTCTCAAACCATGGGTTTTTCTTTAGCCATATATTATTTCGGGGCTAGGGTGGGGGATTGGGATTATTGCTGGGGTAGTATTATGATAATAGTTTTGCCAATTCTCAACGGTTTCGGTTAAGGTTTTTTCTTGTCTTTCTGGTAAATGCCATTGTTGAGCATAACCACCAATAGCAATAATTAGCTCTACTTGCTTTAGTTGTTCAAGTATTTTTTTTCGCCATGTTTTTGCACATTCAGGCCGAGGAGCCAAGTCGCCAGATTTGCCTTTGCCGGGATAACAAAATGCCATGGGTAAAATGGCAAAGATTTTGTCATTATAAAAAGTGTCAGCATCAACACCTAGCCACAGTCTGAGTCTTTCTCCGCTTTTATCGTCAAAAGGAATACCTGATTGATGCACTTTTAGCCCTGGTGCTTGACCCGCGATGATAATTTTAGAAGATGGTGACATTTGTATTACCGGATTAACGCCATGCGGCAGAGATTCTTGGCAAAGTGTGCACTGACGTACATCATTTATCAATCGAGTGAATATATCTGACAATAGCGTTGACCTTTTTTAGAAGCTTTAGTTGTTCAAGATAATTGAAGCATCAGTGTTTGAAAAATTTAGGAATAGGGATAAAAAAAGTGCTGTTATCAATGAATGATAACAGCACTTTTGTGTTTAAATAAATAATTTAGCTAAGTTAACGCATTATTAACGTTTAATCGCTACTTTATTTTTTACTGAAACTTTTGCTTCAATACGTCTGTTTTCTGCATGTGCAGCAGCATTATTAGCAGAGTTTAGTAATTGCTCTTCACCCATACCTTTTGCCGTTAAACGTGAGGCATTAATACCAAAATCATGAGTTAACACAGCAACAATAGCATCAGCACGTTGTTGAGATAACTTTTTATTAAATGCAGCAGCACCTTGACTTGAAGTATGTCCAACAATCGTTAATGACGTATGTGGGTACTTTTTCATAAAGTCAGCGGCAGTTCTGATGTTGTCTAAATATTCAGCTTTTACAACTGCTTTAGAGTTATCAAAATTAACATGTAGGCGTAGCTCGTCATTTTCTTCTGTAAATACGGTACAGCCACGGCTATCAACTTTATCGGTCATTGGCGTAGTTTTACATTGATCTTTGCTATCAATAACACCGTCATTGTCGCTATCAAGTGGTTTAGCAACTACTGGCGCAGGTTGTACCGGTGTAGCTGGTCTAGCTTTTTTAGCGGTATCGCCAAAGAAGTAAACAAAACCGATTTGTGCACTTAGATCTGTATACTTATTGTCGAATTGATAATGGCCGTTACCTTCGAAGTATACAGCACTGCGGTCACTGACATAATGACGGTAACCAGCACCAACATTTGCTGATAAATCAGAATCAATAACGTCAATCACACTTGCGCCACCCATAACATAAAAGTTTTGTTTTGTTGGGAAGTATAGATAGTTTGCTGCGATGTTTTTGCCAGAAGGTGTAGAAGGCGCCCAACCCGTTCTGCTTAAGTTAAGATGAGTGTAAGAAAGTCTCAATTCTGAATACTCAGATAAACGATGACCAAACTCAATACCATAACCATTTGCGTGGTCGATATAGTCAACATCATTTGGCGCTAATCTGTCATCATCGGTGTTCATACGCATACCATGAATACCAAGATAGTTTTTACCGACAAGATCTTCTGCTTTAGGTTGCTCTTGTGCATTGACAGTGAATGCACAAAGTAAGCTTGAAATTAATAAAAGTGATGTTTTTTGTTGACGCACAATTGTATTCCTTTTGACATAAATGTTAATAAATTGTTTTGCTAAATTTCTCTATTGCTAATGCTTAGATATATTTTTTATTGCAAATGTATAGTGACTCCAGCATATATTATAAATAATAACCTTAATTTTGCTGAAAGTAATCATTGCCAATCGCTAATACCATAATTAGTGAGTAATTTATCTAATTTTCCTGAATTACGATAGTCGGTTATACCTTGGTCTATAACCTGTAAAAGCTGCACATCTATTATTTTCGATAGCGCAACATATAGCTGACTTGATTTCCCTTGCGTTCCTGCGTAGTTAAGTGGCGTAATGTTTAAACGCTTAACTTCACTTAATACTGCATTTTTACTGTCTAGTATTATATCAATATGACCAGACATTAAGCGATTTATATTTTGGTTTAGTGGGAAGTCGCCATGAGCGTAAGAAAATAAATTTGGCTTTTCAGCGATAAGTTCTTCAATAGATTGACCGTAAAAATAGCCTTTGATGATGCCAATGCTATGATTTTTACTAGCGTATTCAGCAAGTTCTGCAACTGAAGTAAATTGCCAGGCGTTGTTACTTTTAACAAAAAAATCATTAGCAAATATGCCGACAGGCATCGTCGAAGAGATTAATTGGTGATGATCAATATGTTGCTGTGTTAATCCTAAAACAATATCAACTTTATCATTTTTCAAAAGCATAATAGCTCTTGCTAAAGGTATGGTTTCATTTCTGACGATAAATTGTTTTTCTTGCAATATATCGTTTAACATTTCTACGATATAGCCAGGCTTTTGCGGATCTTGACAGATATAGGGACACCATATATCTGATGCCATGATTATTTCTTTGGCGTAAGTTTTATTTTGAAAGCAGCAAAGTGCCAGTAATAATATTATTTTCAGTATAAATACAGGTTTGCTATTAAACGTGTTGTAGAGTTCGTTGTTTTCATCGACATCGTGAAAAAAAGGATAATGCTTTACTGACATTTAATCACCTAAGACTTTATTCTATTTAATTTAAAGCTGTTTTCAAAAATTATATCATTAAATTGCTTTAGATACATTTGATTGTTGCTATACCTAGGTATAATGCAATTTATCGCTGTGAAGTAAAACAGAGAATTAAAATAGATAATTACTGAGTAATTAAACTGAGTAATTAAACTGAGTGTAAAACCAGACCAATCGGATTAAATAATATGAATACAGAAGCACCATACGCTATTGGCACATTTGGCAAAAAATGGACCGATGGTGACAAGGAAACATGGTTTCATCAGCAACAAAAAAAACGTAGCTATTTTGAACAAGTTGTCGCCCAACTTGATAGCTTAAGTGCTGACTTTACTATTGAACAATATGGTAATTTACTTTATGACGCCGAGAATTATCCTTTATATGCTTTAAAAACTGCAACGTGGTTAGATGATAAACCCGTTATTTTAATTACTGGTGGCGTACATGGCTATGAAACTAGTGGTGTCCAGGGTGCTATTCGTTTTTTGAAAACTGCAGCGCAGCAATACCAAGATCAATTTAACTTTGTTGTATTACCATGTGTTAGTCCGTGGGGCTACGAAACGATTAATCGTTGGAATCCATTAACTATTGATCCTAATCGCTCATTTCATGAAAACAGTTTAGCGCAAGAATCCACCGCAGTTATGCAATATGTCAGAGCACTTGGCATGGAATTTCTTGCTCATATTGATCTGCATGAAACGACAGATACAGATAATAGCGAATTTAGGCCAGCATTAGCGGCAAGAGATGCTATAGAGCAGAAAAATTGGAATATACCTGATGGCTTTTATTTGGTTGGTGATACCACAAAGCCTCAAGCTATGTTCCAAAAAGCGATTATTGATTCAGTAGAAAAGGTTACACATATTGCGCCAGCAGATGATGATAATAAACTTATCGGTGTCTCTTTAGCGCAACATGGCGTAATTAACTATGCGGGTCGTGAATTAGGTTTATGTATGGGCTTAACTGATGCGCCATATGTCACGACCACTGAAGTATACCCAGATAGCCCTCGTGCGAATGATGAAAATTGTATTCTCGCTCAAGTAGCTGTGCTCACCGGTGCGTTGAATTACTTATTAACGCTATAACGTTTTCAAGATCCGCTGTTAAGGTGTATTGCCACTAAAGTTAATTTATATAATACATCGACAATAACGTTGATTAAATAGGCATAGACGAGTATCTCTAGGCATTTGCCGATATTTTCTTGCATAATTAGTTATACATGTTATTTTTCCAGCATTAATTAATTTAGGATGTTTTTTCATGCCAAAAGCTAGTGATATAAAAAAGAATGCCGCGATAGAATATAACGGTAAAGTGATGATTGTTAGAGATATTGAACGTTCAGTACCTCAAGGCCGTGCCGGTGGTAGCTTATACAGAATGCGCATGTACGATGTCGTTACAGGTGGCAAAGTTGATGAAACATTTAAAGCCGAAGACATGCTTAACTTTGCTGATTTAACTCGTCGCCCAGCGATGTTTTCTTATATTGATGGTGAAGAATATGTTTTCATGGATAACGAAGACTACACGCCATACAACTTAAATAAATCTTCAATTGAAGATGAAGCGTTATTCATTACTGAAGATACCCAAGGGTTATTAGTTATTATTGTTGATGGTGTGCCGGTTGCTGTTGATTTACCGTCAAGTGTTGAGCTCGTGATCACAGAAACAGACCCATCTATTAAAGGTGGCTCGGCTACAGCTCGTACTAAGCCAGCTATTTTATCAACAGGTTTAACAGTTCAAGTACCTGAACATGTTTCAACCGGTGATAAAATTAAAATTAATACTGAAGATCGTAAATTTATGGGCCGTGCGGACAAATAATAGTCTAGTGACGAACCATGTTATAGATATCAGTAAAAGCCAACGATGAAAATCGTTGGCTTTTTTAATGTTAACCTACCGGTTAAGCAACGATGAAAAGTGAAATTTATTTATAACAATGAAACCACTTTTTAAATAAAAATCCTTGCACGTAATCAGCCTTAATTTTTTGAGCGAAAAGCATGTCGCTTTCAGTTTCTACTCCTTCTAGAATTATTTTCTTTCCTGCGCTATGAGCATAGCTAACTAATGCTTCTACCAGTAGCATAAACTGCTTATTGTGTTTTTCTGCCACCACATGCTTATCTAGCTTAATATAATCAACCAGTTGAATCACTGAAGTTGATACCATTGACAGTGGATTGCAAACATCATCAATTGCTGTGCTGATATCACTTTTGGCTAAAGTATCTATCATTGCTAAACTTTTAATCGCATCATTAATTTCTGAGTTTTCGATCAATTCAACCACTATATTGGCATTTTTGAAGTTTTTAAATAACTTTAAAAACGGGTTTTTGTCGTTGTCTTCACCGGTAGAAAAGTATGAGTCTTGATCTAAATTGACAAATATATCGCTTTGACTTGGCGCATGATCTAATTGTAATAATTTTTGTTGGTACTCAACTTGAAACAGCGTCAAAGGACTATCATGCAATGCAGCATAAATAATGTCAGGAGGAATATTATTATTGTTTTTATCGTAAAAGCGGGCCAAACACTCATAGGCCATAATTTCTTTTGATGCTAGATGAACGATTGGTTGATATTCAACACCGTAACGCTGTGATTCGATGAGCTCTATTAAATTTAAAGGGGAAATTTGTCTATTATTCATTTGTTATGGCAAAGAAATCATTCATTTGCGTATATCCTACTGCGATATGAGAAACGCATATTAAATGAGAATCATTTGTATGTAAATAATGGTATTCGATTGATCTCGTTGAATTTGTCACTTTAAATAGTGCAAAAATGAGTGTTAGATGCTTTTGTGTACAATAGTTAAGTCATTAGCAATGGCTAGGATACTTATCGTTCATCTCAATTGACTTTAACCTGTATTGGATAAGCCTGTAGTGGATAAGTTTTATTTGTGATTAATTTATAATCGCAACGAGTAATAACCGCAATTCATGACGGTCTCATTCAGATGACTGATAAATCATATCGTTCTTCGTTAACCTTGACATGCAATATGCCACGATAAAGTAAAATAATTTTCAAATGCTTCACGATAGAGCCCAACGTAATACCAAATGCAATAAGTTATTGATCAATTTTAAGCGCGGATAAATGGTTCAAGAACAAGGCGCTTGATTGAGTAATAGCGGGCGTGTGTGATTGAAAAAAAAGCAGTTATTGACGATTTAAACTGCCTTAAAAAGATCGATTGCTTATTTCAATTGGTATAAGTGTCGGTAACGCTTATTGCTTATTTACTCGACTTTTAAAACCCGTCAGTGATCATCTATATGTGCTGGTGAATACGTATGCATGAATACGTATTCACCAGCACATACATCCCTATCTAGCGTTTAATAAATATACAGCTATTGTCGTCACGCGTCGTTTAAGCGCTAAAGCTTGTGACAAATTTGCTGCAGAAAAATAAAAAAAGCTCATAAAAGTTAATAAAACTTATAAAAATAAATAATATAACAAGGTGATTGTGATGAAAATAAAAGAGTTTTTAAGTGTGGTATTCGTGCTGCTATTTAGTGTTAATGCCTACAGTGGCATCATTAACAATATAGGCAATGGCGACTTTCAACGCTGTGATTTTCAAGATTGGCAAAAGGATACCGACAGTTTTGGTGATCCTGGTGCAACGGGAGATTTTAGTATCAACAATAATGCCGGTAATTGTAGTGCGGTTATTAGTGTAGATATATCAGATGGTGCTACCGCGTTTAATGCCAATACGCTTTTCACAGTATTAGATTTAACGGTTGCCAGTGGTGAGTTGCAGCTTAGTTTTGATTGGAACTTTTCTGGTTTTGATGACGGTAGTTTCTTAGCCGACAGCTTCTTTGTCAGCTTAAGTAATGGCACAGGAAACTTATTTAACGCTAATGGTGAACTTGGCCATCTCATTGAAGCAAGCAGTATCTACGACTCAGGCTCTTTTTCCGTTTTACTCGATTCTAGTTTTTATAATCAAACGAATTGGACGCTAGACTTTACCGTGCAAGCTGGCTTTAACGCGACTTCTGTGTCTTCAAAGCTCGGTATTGATAATGTGTCATTAGCTTCTGTTGCGACTTCGGTGCCAGAGCCTAGTACGCTCATCATGTTATTTATTGCTATGGTGCTTTTTATTAATCAGCAGCGCCACAATGTTAACCGAGGATAAGAGTGATGAGTTTGTCTAAAAAACCTATATTGCTACCAACCCTATTATTCACGCTATTATTGATGTTACTGACAGCACCTTTTAGTTATGCTGCATGGGAGAATACTATTGAAACTGAGTTTAGTTATTCTCCTCGCCCCATTTATGACCGTATTAATAACCAATATTTGTCTGTTGTTAGTCTTACCAATCAAAGTAGCACAACAATAACGGGCCCATTCCGAGTTTTCATTCCAACCAGAAGCCACCAAGTACGCAATATGGATGGTAATGATAATGGTGTTCCTTATGTCAATTTGTCGATTGACGAATTAGGTGCAGGTGCCAGCCATAAATTTACTTTACAGCTTGAACTCAAACGTGCACTTATTGCTTTTGAATTAATCAATAAAGTAGAAGTGATAGCCCCTAGTACAGGGCTTGAATTAAACGACGATCAAATTGCCATTTTTTATCAACGCGCAGATGGCAACTACGATGGTTGGGGATTACACCTATGGAATGGTGAAGGCTGTGGCAATTATGCCAGTCCGACCACTGACAGTGCTCATTTTAATCAGTGGCCATCTCCATACCCGGTTGACGGTGTACACCCAGAATATGGCGGCTATTATATTCTTAGCGTAGAGCCTGGTGCCGATTGCTATAACTTCATCATTCATAAAGGCAATGACAAAGCGCTGGGTGCTAATAATAGTCGTTTCGAGCCGGCAAAAGCTACACAAGGCCAGCAAGCATTTACCTTTAATGGCTACCCTGATATCTGGTATACACCAGTAACCACTCGACCTATTTTTCTTGATGGCGCGCGCGTTCATTGGTTAGACACCAGTACGCTATTATGGTCAACCGATGTCAACAATGCCGATAGTTATCGTTTATATTATTCAGCAGATGCCGGTATTGAAGTTATCAGTCAAGCGCTACTGAATGGCTTACCTTATAAAACATTGACCAACAAAGATGCTAACGCTAGTTACTATCAACAAAACCCTCACTTGAACGGCTTTAAAGGTTTTACGTTAGATATTGATGATGCCAAAGCAAAACAGTTGGTTAAAAATCAATTACTGGTCGTCGCTTTAGATCAACAAGGTAATTTACTCGATGCAACACGTGTGCAATCGCCGCGTTTACTAGATTATTTGTATACCCGTAACAGCTTAGACGCTGATGAGGCGAGCTTAGGCCTTAACTATCAAAACGGCCAAGTCACAGCATCAGTTTGGGCTCCGACGGCAAGCCAAGTGGCGATAAAAATTTATAATGCCGCGAAGCAGGAAGTAACGAGTCAGCCAATGACTGTCGATGAAGCGACAGGGATTTGGTCTTATAGCATGGAGAAATCGGCTGTTGATCGCCTTTATTACCGCTATCAATTAACTGTATTTCATCCACTGACCAGTAAAATGGAAGATTTAACCGTTACAGATCCCTATTCTGTCGGTTTATCTACCAATGGCCGATATAGTCAATTTGTTGATTTAAGTGATGATGAATTAAAGCCACAAGGTTGGGATAATCATGTGGTACCGACAATAGCGAACTTTGAAGATAGTATTATTTATGAAGGTCATATTCGTGACTTTAGTGCCCTAGACCAAAGCACAAGTACAGAGAACCGCGGAAAATACCTTGCTTTTACCGAAGCAAATTCTTTACCTATGCAACATTTACAACAGCTACAGGAAGCAGGGCTAACGCATTTTCATGTTTTACCTGCCAACGATATTGCTTCAATAGAAGAAGACCCAAGCAAACGTGTTGATGTTACTGATACGGTCGCAGATTTATGTCAACTTAACGCCAATGCCCCGGTATGTGGTGTTGAAAATGGCAATACTGTATTACTTGATGTTTTAAAAGGTTATGACCCAAGTACAACTGAAGCACAAGCATTGGTTGAAGCAATGCGCCGTTTTGATGGTTTTAACTGGGGTTACGACCCACAACATTTTGCTGCGCCTGAAGGTAGTTATGCTTCAAACGCTGATGGTGTTAGTCGCATTATTGAAATGCGTGCAATGAACCAAGCACTGCATGAAACAGGACTACGCGTAGTGCTTGATGTTGTTTACAATCATGCAGCTTCATCTGGCCTTTATGATAATTCTGTTTTAGATAAAGTTGTACCGGGTTATTACCACAGATTAAATGAATATAGCGGTGCGATTGAAACATCAACGTGTTGTGAGAATACCGCAACCGAGCATCGGATGATGGCTAAATTAATGAATGATTCCTTAGTCAGCTTTGCCAAAAACTTTGGTTTTGACGGCTTTAGATTTGATTTAATGGGACATATTCCTAAGCAAGCTATTCTTGATGCAAGAGATGCCGTATTAGCCGTAGATGCCGATAGTTATTTTTATGGTGAAGGTTGGAATTTCGGTGAAGTTGCCAATAACCGCCGCTTTGAACAAGCTTCACAGCTTAATATGGCTGGCAGCGAAATAGGTACATACTCTGACCGACAACGTGACGCTGTTCGCAGTGCTGCTTTGTTTAATGACGGTGGCAGTTTAGGTGAGCAAGATGTTATCCGTATTGGTTTAGTCGGTAATATTGATAGTTATCAGTTTGTTGCTGCTAGTGGCAATTATTTATCTACCTATGATTATCAATGGAACGGTCAACCTGCAGGTTACAGCAGTGATCCTGCGGATACCGTCAATTATGTATCTAAGCATGACAATGAAACCTTATGGGATCAGCTGCAATACAATCTACCGGCCCAAATGAGCCTTAGCGATAAAGTGCGTGTGCAAAATATTGCGCTTTCTTTACCGCTATTAAGCCAAGGTATTCCATTTTTACAAATGGGCTCAGATTTAATTCGCTCAAAATCAATGGATAGAAATACCTATGATGCTGGTGATTGGTTTAACCGTATTGATTTCACTCAAGCACAAAGCAATTGGAATATTGGCTTACCGTTAGCCCAAGACAACCAAAGTAAATGGTCAACCATTAGTGGTATCAGTGCCAACACGAACAATGCTTTTGGCGCGCAAGAAATCAACTTAACCAGTGCTTTATTTAAAGAGTTTATCAATATTAGAGCAACCAGTAAGTTATTTAGATTAACCACCGCAGAGCAAGTATCTAATCGTATTAAGTTTCACAATGTTGGTACAGAGCAGCGCCAAGGTTTAGTCGTGATGAGTTTGGATGATGGATTAGGGCTAACTGATCTGGACCCTGCAAACGATGCCATTGTGGTGTTATTTAATGGTACTAGCAGCGAGCAGTCATTTAGCGTTACTAATGCGACTAACTTTGAACTACATCAAAATCAGATAAACTCGGCTGATACTCGAGTGCAAAGCGCTAGTTTTAGTGATGGTAACTTTGTTGTACCCGCATTAACGACTGCCGTATTTGTGAAACCACAGAGTGAAGTGCAAGGTTTTGGTTTATCGGCATTGCCGCCTTATGACACCAACACCATTTATTTACGTGGCGCCATGAATAACTGGGATACTTCTTTACCTTTCACTTATATCGGTAATGATAAATACCGCTTGGCTGCTGACTTAACTCAAGGTGAATACCAGTTCAAAGTTGCTGACGGTAGTTTTTCAACGGCAAATATCGGTGGCGGTTTTAATATGCCTATCGCTCAAGCAGCTAGTTTAACTAACGGAGGTGATAATTTAACCCTAAACCTTATTGCTGATGGTCAGTATCTTTTTGAATTAGACGCCAGCGACAGACAAAGCCCAAGTTTATTGATAACACCGGATGATCCGCTAGCAATACCCGCACCTTTCGGTGACGCGGTTATTTACTTACGAGGTTTAATGAATGAATGGGACACTACTCGCCCGTTAACCTATCAAGGTAAGGGTATTTATAGTGGCAGTTATCAAATTAGCGGTGGTCAGCATTCGTTAAAAATTGCTGATGTTGATTGGGGCGGAACCGGTGGTGCTAATTTAGGCGGAGCACACAATATCGCGCTAGGTGTTGGCGTTGAGCTAACCCCAAGCGCTAATGACAATCTCTCATTAACGCTTATTAACACCAAGACATTGGCTTTTGTACTAGATGCCAATGACATCAATAAACCACGGTTAACGATAAGTGAAATAATAGAATAACGCTATACAACTCCTTACCGGATTCTAGAATCCTGAGAAATAAAAGTATTGATAATGAATAATTACGCTAAGCATTGGTTTACGCAATGCTTAGCGTTTTAATCCAATACTTTAGTCGATTATTTATGTTGATTTTTGACAAATAGAACATGTCGAATGACTAATAATTACTTGTAAGACATTAAAAAGATTAATGAAATTGTTCTCAAATTCCTTTAAGCTATAACTCATTTTTATTAAATCGACAGCCTAGCCAATACAGGGTTATACCTTTTGGTATTGTCAGCAGTCTACGGAAGATAAATATGCGTTCATGGAAGCTTTGCTTAAACATTTTGTTATTAAACATCGTTTTATCTAGTCTGGTTTGTTTGCCTGCAAGTGCTTACGCTAATGATCAAATTAGTGGTATTTGGAAACATACCGAAAAACCAGCATGGCTTGAAATTATATTTGAATCAGGCGTGGGTGCAGTTTCCATTCAACGTCATGACAATAATGTAAAAGCCGCAGGACTTAATATTATTAAGCATCTGGTTAAAGATATAAAGCCTGAGACAAATCAGCCACCTCAATGGCATGGACAGATGTATTCTGCCGCGGAAGATGGATATGTTAGTGTTCGGTTAATTCTAATTAACTCAACAACTATCACAGTATTTGAAAGTAGCGATGTAAAAGAATTAAACGAGATACTGAGAATAACAAAAGTACCACCAACAAACTCTTAACATCAATCTTAAGTGGCATATAAGGTTATTCACTGCTATCGAAGAGAATCGATATTTATCATCAATGTTAGTAAGTTATGATTTTTATTACTTTGACAGTCTCTACATAATCTATTAATAACCCTGATTGTATTCAGCAAAGCTACTTATAATTGCTCAGAATTAAGAATTAAGAATTAAGAATTA is from Colwellia sp. Arc7-635 and encodes:
- the pulA gene encoding pullulanase-type alpha-1,6-glucosidase, with the translated sequence MSLSKKPILLPTLLFTLLLMLLTAPFSYAAWENTIETEFSYSPRPIYDRINNQYLSVVSLTNQSSTTITGPFRVFIPTRSHQVRNMDGNDNGVPYVNLSIDELGAGASHKFTLQLELKRALIAFELINKVEVIAPSTGLELNDDQIAIFYQRADGNYDGWGLHLWNGEGCGNYASPTTDSAHFNQWPSPYPVDGVHPEYGGYYILSVEPGADCYNFIIHKGNDKALGANNSRFEPAKATQGQQAFTFNGYPDIWYTPVTTRPIFLDGARVHWLDTSTLLWSTDVNNADSYRLYYSADAGIEVISQALLNGLPYKTLTNKDANASYYQQNPHLNGFKGFTLDIDDAKAKQLVKNQLLVVALDQQGNLLDATRVQSPRLLDYLYTRNSLDADEASLGLNYQNGQVTASVWAPTASQVAIKIYNAAKQEVTSQPMTVDEATGIWSYSMEKSAVDRLYYRYQLTVFHPLTSKMEDLTVTDPYSVGLSTNGRYSQFVDLSDDELKPQGWDNHVVPTIANFEDSIIYEGHIRDFSALDQSTSTENRGKYLAFTEANSLPMQHLQQLQEAGLTHFHVLPANDIASIEEDPSKRVDVTDTVADLCQLNANAPVCGVENGNTVLLDVLKGYDPSTTEAQALVEAMRRFDGFNWGYDPQHFAAPEGSYASNADGVSRIIEMRAMNQALHETGLRVVLDVVYNHAASSGLYDNSVLDKVVPGYYHRLNEYSGAIETSTCCENTATEHRMMAKLMNDSLVSFAKNFGFDGFRFDLMGHIPKQAILDARDAVLAVDADSYFYGEGWNFGEVANNRRFEQASQLNMAGSEIGTYSDRQRDAVRSAALFNDGGSLGEQDVIRIGLVGNIDSYQFVAASGNYLSTYDYQWNGQPAGYSSDPADTVNYVSKHDNETLWDQLQYNLPAQMSLSDKVRVQNIALSLPLLSQGIPFLQMGSDLIRSKSMDRNTYDAGDWFNRIDFTQAQSNWNIGLPLAQDNQSKWSTISGISANTNNAFGAQEINLTSALFKEFINIRATSKLFRLTTAEQVSNRIKFHNVGTEQRQGLVVMSLDDGLGLTDLDPANDAIVVLFNGTSSEQSFSVTNATNFELHQNQINSADTRVQSASFSDGNFVVPALTTAVFVKPQSEVQGFGLSALPPYDTNTIYLRGAMNNWDTSLPFTYIGNDKYRLAADLTQGEYQFKVADGSFSTANIGGGFNMPIAQAASLTNGGDNLTLNLIADGQYLFELDASDRQSPSLLITPDDPLAIPAPFGDAVIYLRGLMNEWDTTRPLTYQGKGIYSGSYQISGGQHSLKIADVDWGGTGGANLGGAHNIALGVGVELTPSANDNLSLTLINTKTLAFVLDANDINKPRLTISEIIE